A stretch of DNA from Butyricicoccus intestinisimiae:
AACGGCATGGGCTTATGTCAGGGACAAACCTGCGGAAAGCTCGTCAAAGCAATTATGGCAGCGGAGCTGCACGAAGCACCGGATTATGTAGAGCCCGCTTCCGCTCGTGCCCCGATGCGTCCGATGGAAATGCAGATTTTAGGAAAGGACGGTGGCAAACCGTGAGTCAAACAGCAGATATAATCATTATCGGCGGCGGCATCGTCGGATGCGCCGCAGCCTATTATCTGGCAAAGTCCGGAACCAAACGAGTCATCGTTTTGGAGGCTACCAAGAGCATCGGACACGGCGGCAGCTGCAGAAACGGCGGCGGTGTCCGCCAGTCCGGCCGCGATGTGCGCGAATTGCCCTACGCCATGTACGGCATTCAGCATTTCTGGCCGACACTGTCCGAAGAATTGGGCGTTGATGTTGAATACACGCAGAAGGGCAATCTGCGCCTCGGCAAAACCGAAACCCACCTCAAAAAGCTGCAAACCCTGACAGACAATGCGCAATCCGTCGGTCTGGGCGTAGAAATGGTCGATGCAGCAGAGGTGCAGGAGCTTTGTCCCTATCTGTCCAAGGATATTATCGGCGCGAGCTGGTGTCCGACAGACGGTCATGCAAACCCGCTGACCACAACGCTCGGATACTACAAGCGCGCGCTGGAGCTTGGCGTACAGTTCTTTACCGATGCGCCAGTTGCGATGCTGCGCAAGATACGCGGCAAGGTTCGGCAGGTCGTTTTGCAGGACGGCACCGTGCTGGAGGCCGAACAGATTTTGCTCGCAGCCGGATACGAAAGCCGCGCCATCGCCCGTTCTGTCGGTGTGGATTTACCAATGACCCGCCTGATTGACGAAATGTTCGTCACAGAGATGGAGCCGCACATGTTTGACATCATGCTCGGCACGGCGGATGCCGATTTTTACGGGCATCAGGCGCACCACGGCTCGTTTGTCTTTGGCTCCGAATGCGGCTATGAAGAAGTCACTGACATGGATGACCCATCCAAGCTGTACACCAATTCAATGACACTATCCGCGAGCTGCCGCGCCGTGATGGGCTATATCCCGCAGCTGGCAGAGGCAAAAGTCGTGCGCAGCTGGTGCGGCTGGCTGGACAACGCATTTGACGGCGTGCCGTTCATCGGCAACTGTCCGGATGCCGAAGGTCTTACTGTCGCCTGCGGCTTCACCGGTCACGGCTTCGGCACAGCACCGGTTGTCGGCTACATGCTGTCGCAGATTCTGCATGGAGAACCGACAGTGGTAGACATCAGCGCGCTGGCTCCAAATCGGTTTATGCCAAACAAATAATCGCTGTATCGTTTTTTACAAGACAAGCTGCGCGAAACCTTGTACAATGTAGACAATAAAAGAAAGCATAAAGCACTTGCATCCGCGTGAGAATTGTGCTAGATTAATAGAAGACAAAGGCGTCAAATGATTCTTCATTTGGCGCCTTTTCTTCTTTGCAAGTATGTGAAGGAGGATCACTATGGATACCAAGGATACCAAAATAGATTTTCTGTACCTGTCCGAACCGGACATGATCAAAGCCGGCGTCAAGGACATGGCGAAATGTGTTGATTGCATGGAAGATCTGCTGGTCACCTTAAACAAGGGCGATTTTATGATGGGCGGCGAGAATCATAACTCGCACGGCTGCATGATTATGTTTCCGGATCATCCGCAGTTTCCGGGCATGCCGAAGAACGGTCCGGACCGCCGCTTTATGGCAATGCCGGCATATCTCGGCGGCAGCCATCAGCTCGCCGGCATGAAGTGGTACGGTTCCAACATTGAGAACAAACAGAAGGGACTTCCGCGTTCCATTCTGATGATGATGCTCAACGACAAGGACACCGGCGCACCGCTCGCCCTGATGTCCGCAAACCTGCTCAGCTCTTACCGTACCGGCGGCATTCCGGGTGTCGGCGCCAAATACTTGGCGCGCAAGGATTCCCGCATTGTTTCCATCATCGGCCCGGGCGTCATGGGCAAGACCTCTCTTGCCGCATTCATGGCAGTCTGCCCGCATCTGGACACGCTGAAGGTCAAGGGACGCGGTCAGAAATCCCTCGACAACTTTATTTCTTGGGCAAAAGCCGAGTATCCGCAGCTGACCAACATCATCATTTGCAAAGACGAAGAACAAGCCGTTCGAGACAGCGATATTATCAGCTTTACCACGACCGTCCTCAATGACGCCTCGACGTTCCCACTCATCAAGGAGGAGTGGATTAAAAAGGGTGCATTGATTTCCATGCCGTCCGCCGCACAATTTGACAGCAACGAGTTTGTTGCCAAGCGCGCCAAGATGGTGGTTGACCACTACGGACTGTACGAGGCATGGGAAGAAGAATATCCATATCCAACGTATGACACCGTTTGTATTGTCGGTTCTCTGTTTACGGATCTGGTGCACGAAGGTCTTGCCAAGAAAGAAGATATTATCGACCTCTCCGACGTCATTACAGGAAAACGTTCAGGCCGCGAAAGCGATGATGACATCATCATTTATTCCGTCGGAGGCATGCCGGTCGAAGACATCGCTTGGGGCGATGAAGTGTACAGAAATGCACGAAAAAATGGAATCGGCGTAAAGCTGCCTCTGTGGGATAAGCCTGACATGGCTTAAGAGGTGTATATGTATGAATCTGCGGCAGCCGTATGTGCAGAAAAACGCGACAGGCTATCACAGTATCCCGTCCCATGACAAAAATATTTTTTCGTATTATATCTTTCAAGAAGAACCCACCACCCTGCCGATTCACGCAGTGCCGGATGGCTGTGTCGATCTCACATATGCGATTGGGGCAAACGGCGTCCGCTGCTTTCTCGGCGGGACGGTGCTCCGCATGAAGTACTGGCCATTTGAAGCGAGCTGCCGCTATTTCGGCGTCCGGTTCCGTCCCGGTCAGTGTATTCTGCCGGATGGTATCTGTATTGATGACATCGTCAACACGGATATCGAGCTGCCCACAGACTGCTATGGCACAGATATTGCCGAACAGCTGTGCGAAGCGAAAACCTTGAAAGAGCAGGCGGCACAGATTCATACGATGCTGTCAAAGGTCAGCCGCTCCGCGACGTGCCAAGACAGCAAAGCATCCATCGAACACTATATCCGCAAGCGCATTTATGAAACAAACGGTCAGGTTTCCATCCGCGAAATTTCGCAGGAAACCGGTTATTCCGAATGCTATGTGCGCCGTGCCTTCCGAACAATCCACGGTATCAGCCCCAAAGCGTTCGAACAAATCGTCCGCTTTCAAAACGCGCTGGACGAAATGGCGCATCACAAGGAGTTGGGCATCTTTGAACTGGCACAAAAGAGCGGCTATTTTGACCAATCTCACATGGTGAAAGAATTCCACAAATTTGCAGG
This window harbors:
- a CDS encoding tyramine oxidase subunit B, which gives rise to MDTKDTKIDFLYLSEPDMIKAGVKDMAKCVDCMEDLLVTLNKGDFMMGGENHNSHGCMIMFPDHPQFPGMPKNGPDRRFMAMPAYLGGSHQLAGMKWYGSNIENKQKGLPRSILMMMLNDKDTGAPLALMSANLLSSYRTGGIPGVGAKYLARKDSRIVSIIGPGVMGKTSLAAFMAVCPHLDTLKVKGRGQKSLDNFISWAKAEYPQLTNIIICKDEEQAVRDSDIISFTTTVLNDASTFPLIKEEWIKKGALISMPSAAQFDSNEFVAKRAKMVVDHYGLYEAWEEEYPYPTYDTVCIVGSLFTDLVHEGLAKKEDIIDLSDVITGKRSGRESDDDIIIYSVGGMPVEDIAWGDEVYRNARKNGIGVKLPLWDKPDMA
- a CDS encoding NAD(P)/FAD-dependent oxidoreductase — its product is MSQTADIIIIGGGIVGCAAAYYLAKSGTKRVIVLEATKSIGHGGSCRNGGGVRQSGRDVRELPYAMYGIQHFWPTLSEELGVDVEYTQKGNLRLGKTETHLKKLQTLTDNAQSVGLGVEMVDAAEVQELCPYLSKDIIGASWCPTDGHANPLTTTLGYYKRALELGVQFFTDAPVAMLRKIRGKVRQVVLQDGTVLEAEQILLAAGYESRAIARSVGVDLPMTRLIDEMFVTEMEPHMFDIMLGTADADFYGHQAHHGSFVFGSECGYEEVTDMDDPSKLYTNSMTLSASCRAVMGYIPQLAEAKVVRSWCGWLDNAFDGVPFIGNCPDAEGLTVACGFTGHGFGTAPVVGYMLSQILHGEPTVVDISALAPNRFMPNK
- a CDS encoding helix-turn-helix domain-containing protein, encoding MNLRQPYVQKNATGYHSIPSHDKNIFSYYIFQEEPTTLPIHAVPDGCVDLTYAIGANGVRCFLGGTVLRMKYWPFEASCRYFGVRFRPGQCILPDGICIDDIVNTDIELPTDCYGTDIAEQLCEAKTLKEQAAQIHTMLSKVSRSATCQDSKASIEHYIRKRIYETNGQVSIREISQETGYSECYVRRAFRTIHGISPKAFEQIVRFQNALDEMAHHKELGIFELAQKSGYFDQSHMVKEFHKFAGLTPEQYLQEMADL
- a CDS encoding (2Fe-2S)-binding protein, with translation MIDIQAKLQEIGPFIPGADDNFLVCRCEEVTRGEIRRAVHEGIFTIEEMRRYLRNGMGLCQGQTCGKLVKAIMAAELHEAPDYVEPASARAPMRPMEMQILGKDGGKP